AAGCGAAGGCGATCTGAAGTGAGAACTCTGTTACTACTCAATAGGAGAGTAATTATAACCGGATTCGGTAGGATATCGTTTTTCTGCCAAACTAAAACTGGTTTATGATACTCGTATTTGGCGTGAAGATTGGGCACACGCCACCGTCGACGGCGTCGCGGGCGATCGATCACAAACGTCCAAGTAGAAGGGGTCGAGAAGTGATCGGACACGACACGATCGGCGGATCGGTGGACTGTTGATGGATAAATTACATTTTGGACTTGGTTCGGCAATCAGTGATCACGCGCCGCCAGATCGCGACAACAGCGTGCCCACCATTCGTGCATTTCCACCtcgagacggagagagagagatcacaTCGAGGGGATCAAAGCGCCCGAAAACGATGCTAAGTGCAAGTGATGTAAAAGCAGTATTTGTAATCCGGGTCTCAGggtgggaaaaagggaggtGTTTTACGCAAATTCACTTGCCTAATCATAGTAGAGTCTTAAAACATGGGAACTGCAGCATACTCGTTTCTGTGCACTGTTGTAGTTCGTGTATTTcaagcaaaaaataatattaattaattgaaaataccTCCGAGAGTTCGAATAAGCAAAAAGGATCTGACCTAAACTGGCGTTGTCAAGGTCGAAGGTCATTAACTACTGCACCGCGTCCTTGGATATTTTGTACACTTTTAATGTTCATTTTCATATGAGACCTCGTAGTTGTTGTAATTTTGGACAATAATGCATTGATTATATTCATAACTGAGTGGTTTTTGTAGTTAAATCGACAGTAAAATCGATTAAACCATTTTAATCTCGATGctcaatttgaaaaaaaatagagaaacaTTTTGAGAGTCAAATCAGACTTTATCTTAGTGTGACTCATTATCTAATAGAATTACTATTTTGTCTCACATAATACAGGCCTAGGACTGGAAGGGTTCTACAAACCCATGGTTTTTCTGCGATGCTTCGCTAGAATTTTGAGTCATGAATGTATTGTTTATCTTCtacgtgaaaaaaaaatcacaatgTATCTTTCTAATACTGTGATTTAATATACTtttctataaaaaatacaaaagtTTAATCACTGCACTGTTCAATATAAAAAGCATAAAGGTTTCCATTTCTACCCGAACTTAACGTATTCCCCCATAAACTGTTGGTCATAGTCCAGTAAGATCATAAGATCACCCTGAAGCAGTATTAAGAAGggtaaaaaaatctttaaaaagcTAGTACTTAGCATTATTGTCTCTACTGCAATGGATTACGATTCTAAATAGTTCCAGTAGAGCTCTTACTGCCATACCTTCAGCCTTGTTTGGAACAAATCTTTTATCATGAGATCATCATGTCCAGCCCGCGACGGGTATGTCATCCAGCACACATTCCGAATACCTTTTCCATAGAGAAGATATCATTATCCAACCCCTTCCGTCGCATTCGCGCAGTGATTCAACAGCATATCATCGGACATATTATCGAGCATCACCAAAAAAGAGGGCCCCACCTCACGCTTCGCACAAAGAATGATTCTTCACTCTACGCATTCCCCCCGGGGTCCAACCTAAAGGCAGACACTTATTGAATCACCCCCCGAACCGACTGCGAGTGTCAAATGAATTCTTCACGCCGCAGTCGCTAGTTCGaggcccggggggggggggggggggggggcgaacgAGCGATTAGAGCGCAGAGCACATAGCCGTCGATCACATCAACTTAACCTAAAGCGGGGGGTATGAGACAGCGTCCTCCCCCCTCGGGCGCGACGGAGCAGAAGTGTATATCTACACCTTGACATCCGGCGATGGCGCTCAGTCGACGATCGGATGATCGCGCAGTAACACACTCCAACGACGCACAATCTCGAGTCTCATCCTCGCCTCAATATCTGTCGTGGTGATCAAGTCCGGTGACTAGGTAGGCAAGCGGTACTGTGGGGGTGCAGGTTTAGGGTATTTATTGTTTGGCCTTTGGCTACCGTGCGTGACAATCGCCGcgccgcgacgacgacgacgtcgacgacggttAACAGTTTGAATTTTCGGAAGTGAATTAAGTGGTTCCTCTcggcgtgtgcgcgctcgtgcTCTCCCTCCGCGGTTCGTTATCGGCCGCTGGCCTCGCCGGTGACAGTAGTGAGGGTGCGTCGTATTACTGGTGCGTGAAGCAGAGGGAAGCTGAAGGTCTAATCGGCGCATTTTTGGGCATCTAGCTCGTGCGGGGCGgctgtgaagtgaagtgaaaacgCGGCGTGCGTCTTCTGCATGAACTCGGCGTATGCGCGTGCTCGCGCATACACACGTACCCGGTGGGGCGTTGGGAATGGACCTTGTGTTAACTgatcttcctccttctccacctccttcttcttctctacgGTACGCACGCACATGTGAGATTAGTTTTACGAAGTGAAAAGTGTCACTTCACGACCCCGCTACACCTTTGCACTGCTGTTTGACCTGCTTGTTGGTTGGAGGAAGTGGCGTGAGAGTGAAAACGGTGGTCTCTCGGAGGCGCATCTCTGAGGCCGCCGGTCCATGGTCTTTTTATGAGGTCTTTTCtctccaaaccaaacaaaaaaatgcgcCGTGTTAACGAACAACCACGGCCTTTGACAAAATGCAGGGCGAGGCGGCATGTTTGGTTTATCCATTTCCTGCCCATCTCGGACTCGGTGCAGTGAGGCAAGGCGACAACAACCTTCTCCGAGTGTTTGCGAATGGGTTGACTTCGTCATATCCGACCTAAATCGGCTACGGAACAAACCCGCAGTTCCCACTTGCCACCACAGGAGCTCTGAGTCATGCGTTTGCATGCCTGCCTCGCGAAGTGATCGCCCCCCGGTTCCCACGATTAGCATGCAAGACGCTTGCAATTAAGCAATGCAATCGATCTTTGATCGACCACAAAACCTGTAATCGACGTGTGAATTAATTGTCTGCGTACAACGTCGCTGGCATCACGGACTGATTACCTCGGACCGGCCTGGGGCATGGGGATCAATCAATTAGCCACGACGACGCGTCAGCCGCGGATCGAGGGCGTGCTGGATGGATTAGATGGAAATGTGAGCACACGATGCTCATGATTAGAAGGTTCCCTGGAGCGCGGCGCGGAGTTGTGACATCATCACCTAAACGAACCTAAACAAATCAGTGCAGCGGCGTGACACGAGGCCACGAGTTGCTGCAAACGATTGACAGTACCAGTACTGGAGCATATAATTGTCAGCATGGACATGGATGCATGTCACCTTCGCTGGAGGCTGCTTACGGCATCACCGGTTCGTCCAGCGCCGCGAGAGAAGGCAATCAATGAATGGTGTTATTAGAGGGATTGATATCATAACAATCAGCCTAGCCAGACGCGGACTGGCAACCGCACAATGGGAGTTAATTTCATAATTAATTCCTTGTTTACGAGAGGATGCAGCGGGGGTGTTGCCTTCCACCTCCGAATCGAAGCTGGACAGCTGGAAGGCTGGCATTCTGATATGCATTATCTTTTGTTGTTAGTAAATTAATTGCCAGTTACTAgcatcgttgcgttgcgcgatGTAATGAGCAAAACATGAAGCATTAGCATATTGAAAGCGAATACTAGTATAAAGAGCACTACAACAAACCGGTACACCCAGTTGATAGCAAACACTCGTCAACACGATTAGTATCATCAAGTGAAATGTAAAAACCGCTCTCCCGTGGATTGGAAAGCGATACACTTTAGCggctttcatttgtttttttttatcacctcTCTACAAGAGAGATATCTGTTCTaatcaaatgaaaatcaatcggCAACAAAATCTCGACAAAAACACATGACCGAGCTATTTTTGCGCCGCGAAGTGTTGaccgaaaaacaacaatcacacacactcacacctcGTGCCTAGCAGATTATGACAATTCAGGCGACAAAGCAAATGTTTACTTAGTCCCCCTTCGGAGCGGAGCGGTAACCTTAGTTACCGATCGCGGGCGAAATGCGAGGAAAACAGTTCTACCGTAAAGTAGCGCCCCAGAGCGCCCCTTTTATGGGGCtaaaaatatgtgaaaaaAATGTGTGTGATGCCGAAATGGTGTGCCGCaatttttgtgcttttgcttctttgtgGGGTCCGGTCCACACAATCCTGGTTTCGATCgacaattaattaaattttatagCCAGCGCCCCACGCGCAACTCGCGCCTCGCGTTCTtcctgccccctcccctccccccttttcatCATCACGTGTGCCCCTgcggacctctctctctctctgcgtgaCGTTACTAAATGATTTACCGTCGATAAATGACCTGAGCACCGCACCAGACCGtcattcggttgctgctgatgttgcggCTGCCTACCGAATGCAAATAATGGCAgaatttaattattcaaatttattcagtAACTTGCACAATTTATCATCTGGGCCATCGTCTACCTTCGCACActcgtgcccgtgcccgtgcccgtgtgtgtcagtgtgagTATGGTTGCACTCACGCTCGAGCGTTTGAACCGAAGGGCAACCGAATGCAAGGATGCACACACAAGGCGCACGACAAAACCGATCGGTAGGCATAACAATGAGATGAGGCGTAGGGTGGTGGATCCGTGGGTCTTTAGGACCAGCGGGACCGCACCCTGTGTCAGCGCCCCTGAAACAGCGACCGGAAGAAAACGTCGGacattttttgaaaaatgctgttttaaaaaatggaatccattTCCCAGTTAAGCGCGCACAATTTGTAGCAGCTCAACGGACTGCCCACCCTTTCGCACGGCGCTTTGCATGCCGCGGAACCACGGACTGGCGTTGGGCagcaaataaaaattaacataATTGCGATGAAAAATTCGCAATCATttctaccaaccaaccggtaaCCGTTttttcgaataaaaaaaactttcctgCAGAGCTTctaaagaaaaaatgaaactctCCTCCTCCAAGGGACGCCATTGCGGAAGTAATAGAACGAAATGAGTGAGTACTGCTGTACCAGATCCCGGAAATGGGTAGCAAGGGACACGGTGCTCTAATTGAGGtacgaaaaaggaaacgctTAGTCGTTGGCGCTCttgcattcatcatcatcatcatcctcatcatcaccatctcctTTGAAACGGCACATCCGGGAGAGTAaacccggggaagggggtgggggggcgcAAACAGTCCGTCACTTCCTGGCGCGTGACGCCTTTGATGCCACGGGAGCACGAAACTAATTACTATTCCAAgagccgccaccatcaccatcagaccagaccagaccatatATCCTTGAACGCATGACCGAGTTTGCTGTCCAAGATTAGTGCGCAGAAGGTCGCGCGCGATGTCTGCTATCTTCGGCCCGGTTGTCTGGCTATCAGCGTTGACCTCGAACGCTGGTGGTAAGGTTGTTTTCGAATCGAGTCAGATCCGCTCGTTCTACTCGGTCGCTCAGCTGACGcgcgaaaaacccaaaataaCAGCTGAGCCTCGGAGAGAAGACGCACACCAAAGCACCATCAGCCTCCCAAAATCGCGATCGAATGGAAAAGTTTCATAGAGTCCCTCGGAGCACTTCTTGACTTGCGCGTCATtgtgccgtcgccgtcgttatCGTTGTCGTCTCTTCGCACAAGGCGCAGTTCGTGAAGATCGCGTAATTattgcaaattaaattaacacctctctctcgctctcttcgctTGTCCCACAGTGTCCACCCAGGGAGTCCACACGGTGTATTCAAAACGTTCCCCTGTTAGCCTGGTAAGAATCAGGAGGGGCTGCAGAAGAGGGTGCGCCGTACCGGGCGCGCAAGCGTGATATCGGTACCCGCCCGAGGGTGAAGTGATAATTGATGGTCTACGACTGTCTGTGGCAGTGCCGGTggcgctcactcgctcgcgatCTGAAAGGCAACCCCAAGAACGTACCCGTACCAGTGTCTGATCGTTGCTCATTTGAGGTGGAAGGTGCCGTATGCCGTGCGCTCCGTATCTACTAGCGTGTGACTTCAAGTGACGAATCCGGAATAGGAGCGGGGGGAAACACGCGGAGAAACGAGTGGCGATAGCGAACATTAAGTGATCCCCACTGtcaggtttctttttttttttgggaccgaATTTATTACCTTCTTCAGCGTTAATTGGCCAAATTGTGGCCAAGTGTGGGTACACGGGGCTGTGTGTCACAATGTCATCTTTCGCGTCGTCGACGTCCGAAGTAACGAGGATGAGTAGCGTCACTCGTCTGTTCGCATTActcctgctgctcggttgcaCCAGCGGTCAGCAGATCACCAATAATGAcgtacagcaacagcagctcgatATCCTTAgtccaccgacaccggcatcACCGACGACCCAAGCAGAGCGTCAGTTCCGTGTGATGTACGAGTGGAATGTGCTGGACTTTGCGTTCGCTACCGAAGATGAACGATCGCGGGCACTGTACAGTGGTCGCTACATTCCAAAGAATGTGCTGATCTCGGATTGTAAACCGCACACGAATCGGCTTTATTTGACGATCCCTCGTATGCTGCCCGGTGTACCGGCCACACTTGGTTACGTCGTTCGTCCGGAGAACAATGGACGTACGGATCCGGAGATTGTCCCGTATCCGTCCTGGGAGATGAACGAACGGGGCAACTGCTCGGCGTTGCAGTTTGTTCAGGGTATTGCCGTCGATAAGCACGGGATCATGTGGGTCGTGGACTCGGGACGTACTGAAACCCTTAGTCGAGGTAAGTTCTAAGCTGTCATTTTGCTTGTCATACGCGATCCCTGATTTTTATAACCTGACTTAACTTTCTCTCCCACCAGGAGCCGATCACGTCGTCTGTCCACCGAAGCTTCTGCTACTGGATCTGAAGCGCAACGGTACGGTGCTACTGCGGTACCAGTTCCCGGAATCGGTTGTACCGCCCGGTAACAACTACCTAAATAAGGTCGTCGTAGATGACGCGTACGGTGGATTCGCTTACATCACCGACAACAGTGGAGCCGATCCGGGCATTGTCGTGTTCTCGAGGCGGCTCGTGCGCTCCTGGAAAGTCCGAGAGAACAACTCGATGCGTGCGGCACGGAATTCGGTCCGTTTCGCCGTCAACGGAACCGAACTGAACTTCTCGATCCACATCGACAGTATCGCACTCGGGCCTTACTACAATCCTAATCTCGAATCGGATGATGGCCATGATCCGCTGCTCGGAAGTCAGAACTACGAACGTAACGTGTACTACTGCCCGCTGTCCAGTCACCATATCTATTCGCTGCCAGCCTCTCTGTTGCGTGATCCGGAGTTCAATGCACGGGCGACACCACGAGACATCCTCGAGGCCGTCATCGACTATGGCGAAAAGTCGTCCCAGACGGATGGTATGATTATGGACAATCAGGGTGTACTGTACTACGGGTTGCTCGGTGAGCATGCCATCGCTCGCTGGGACACCTACAAACCGTTTACGCCCAAGAATCAACAGATCGTGGCCCGGGATCCGACCTTCATCCAGTGGGTCGATAGTATGGGTTTCGATCACGAGGGGTACCTGTACGTGACG
This sequence is a window from Anopheles darlingi chromosome 3, idAnoDarlMG_H_01, whole genome shotgun sequence. Protein-coding genes within it:
- the LOC125953889 gene encoding protein yellow-like, whose product is MSSFASSTSEVTRMSSVTRLFALLLLLGCTSGQQITNNDVQQQQLDILSPPTPASPTTQAERQFRVMYEWNVLDFAFATEDERSRALYSGRYIPKNVLISDCKPHTNRLYLTIPRMLPGVPATLGYVVRPENNGRTDPEIVPYPSWEMNERGNCSALQFVQGIAVDKHGIMWVVDSGRTETLSRGADHVVCPPKLLLLDLKRNGTVLLRYQFPESVVPPGNNYLNKVVVDDAYGGFAYITDNSGADPGIVVFSRRLVRSWKVRENNSMRAARNSVRFAVNGTELNFSIHIDSIALGPYYNPNLESDDGHDPLLGSQNYERNVYYCPLSSHHIYSLPASLLRDPEFNARATPRDILEAVIDYGEKSSQTDGMIMDNQGVLYYGLLGEHAIARWDTYKPFTPKNQQIVARDPTFIQWVDSMGFDHEGYLYVTINRLHNFVAGRLNPLEVNFRILRGKTAGLSYVETPDNLFNSDAKYLYGDGSGTGESFVDNGLRFQSYEGTTPASSRLASAGIFGSAGRSSSVAAGPGAIGSIALLSLLVFVVSTIGLAG